AATCCGGGCCTGGGAGTCCGCGCGCGAGCCGCTGGCGGCGTGCATGAATGGGGTCAAGGGCGCCGTCAACACTCTCAACCGGCGCCGCGGGAGGCAGGACTCGCTTCACGGCGCCCTGGATCAAGCCCGCATCGATCGGGAGACCCTGGAGGCGATGCATGGCGTGATGCGCCAGTCCCTCCCGATGTTCCAGCGCTACTTCCGCGCCAAGGCCAAACGTCTAGGAAAAGAGCGCCTGGCCTGGTGGGATCTGTTCGCCCCGCTGGGGAAGGACGAGCGCTGGTACCCGTATGATCAGGCGCGCCAATTTATCGAGACGCAGTTCGGTGCCTTCAGCCCACGGCTGGCCGGTCTCGCCCGACGGGCGTTCGATGAGGGTTGGATCGATGCCGAGCCGCGCAATGGCAAGGTCAGCGGCGCCTTCTGCATGGAGGTGCCGCTGCTGGAGCAGTCTCGCGTGCTGGCGAATTTTGACGGATCGCTAGCTCAACTGCTGACCCTGGCGCACGAGCTCGGCCATGCCTTCCACAATGAGTGCCAGGCCGGGCTGACGATGATGCAGCGTCGCACGCCGATGACCCTGGCCGAGACGGCCTCCATCTTCAATGAGTCCCTGATCCTAGAGGCTACCCTGAAGGAGGCCGGGAGCGGGGAAGAATCGCTGGCGATTCTCGAGACGTTTCTGGTCGGTAGCTCCCAGGTGATCGTAGACATCTACTCCCGGTTCCTCTTCGAGCGCGAAATCTTCGAAAGGCGCACCCAGGCTGAGCTATCGGCCGATGACTTCTGTGAGATCATGCGCCGCTGCCAGCACGAGACGTACGGCGAAGGGCTGGATGAGGCTCACCTCCACCCCTACATGTGGGCCTGGAAGCCGCACTACTACAGTCCCGGTTTGTCGTACTACAACTTCCCGTATGCGTTCGGCCTGCTGTTCGGCCTGGGGCTGTATGCCGAATACGAACGGCGGGGGGCGGCGTTCGTCCCGGACTACGAGGCGCTATTGCGCGCCACCGGGTTCGGCACGGCGGCTGACCTGGCGATGCGCTTCGGTATCAACCTTCGCCAGCCCGATTTCTGGCGGGGCAGCATGGCCGTGATCGAGAAACGGGTCGATCGCTACACGCGCAGCTAGGGTCGCGGAAAGGAGCCAGGGCCGGCGCGCGGCGGGCGGCCTCACGCTCCGCCGGCAAAATCCTAGACGGCGGCCCTCCGGCAGACGACTCTCGCTGAGGATCTCAGGGGCTGGAGGCGTCGAGCGTCTCCTCTCGCCTCAGCCGGCGGACGATCCCGCAGCGGCAGCGCCAACCCCGATCCCTTGCAGTACTAGCGAGCGCTGGCATGTGCCCGACAAGCGCACGCAGGAGTTGGGCTGCACCATGGGTGAAGCCGAGGTCTCGATCGCGGCCCATGTCCAACAGAGAAGCGCGCCCGGAGGCGCTCAGGCCGATCGAGGCCGCCGGCGGGCAAGCCGGTGGCTATGGCTCAGTGCACCCGCCGTCACGGGCATTCGGTTTCGAGTGCGTGCGTAGGGCGACGGGTCAGGAGCGTGCCGTGGACCGCAGAGCTTGACGCGGCTCTTTGCCACTGTATAATCCTCCCGATTCCAGTTGTCTGACGTGGGCGGAGACGCGCCCTGGCAGATCCCATCAGCGAGCTGCCGGACGGTGCAAGGCAGCGGATCGACCGGAGGCGCTCCGCCCCTGCCCCAACGGCCAGGGCGTCTTCCCTGCAGGGGTGAAGAGACACCGCAAAGGGATCGGGTTCGCCCGTTAGCGCGAGGCGGAGCCTCCGCCATCGGCCGAGTGAATGCAGGTGGCATCACGAGCGCCCCCTCGTCCTGCACGATGGGGGTGCGTGTCTTTTGGCTGGAGGTGCTGGATGCTGGATCTGCAGTTGATCCGTGAGCAGACGGAGGTTGTGCGTCTGGCGCTGGCGCGCCGAGGAATCGAGCCTCCGCTCGAGGCGGTGCTGCGGCTGGACAGCGAGCGGCGCAGCCTGTTGATGGAAGTCGAGGCCCTGAAGGCTGAACGCAACCGGGTCTCGAAGGAGATTGGCGGGCAGAAGGACGCCGAAGGCCGTCAGGCGAAGATCGACGCCATGCGCCAAACGGGTGAACGGATCGCTGCCCTCGACGACCGGCTGCGGGAAGTGGACGCCGAACTGCAGTCGCTGCTCGCCGCCATCCCGAACCTGCCGGAGGCGGATGTGCCGGACGGCCTTGACGAGTCGGCCAACGTCGTGATCGCCAGCCATGGCGAGCCGCAACCCCTGGAGTTCCCGCCCAAGCCGCACTGGGACCTGGGCCCGTCCCTGGGGGTGCTCGACTTCGAGCAGGGCGTCAGGCTCACGGGATCGCGCTTTTACGTCCTCAGCGGAGCCGGTGCCCGCCTGCAGCGGGCGCTGATTGCCTGGATGCTCGACCTGCACGCCCGCCAGGGCTACCTGGAGAAGTACACGCCATTCATGGTGCGCGGGCAAACGCTTTTCGCCGCCGGCCAACTGCCCAAGTTCGAAGACAACCTGTACCGTGATCATGAGGAAGACCTGTGGATGGTGCCCACGGCCGAGGTCCCCCTGACCGGCCTGCACATGGACACCATCATCGACGCTTCCGACCTTCCCTTGCGCTACACCGCCTACACCCCCTGCTTCCGCCGCGAGAAAATGTCAGCCGGGCGGGATGTGCGCGGCATCAAACGCGGACACCAGTTCGACAAGGTCGAGATGTATGTCTACTGCCTGCCGGAGGCCTCGGCGGAGGAGCTGGAGAGGATGCGAGGGCACGCCGAAGAGACGTGTGCCCTGCTGGGGTTGGCCTATCGGACCAAGGCGCTGTGCGCCGGCGACCTCGGCTTCGCGGCGCGCAAGACCTATGACATCGAGGTCTGGGCGGCGGGCAGTGGGGAGTGGCTCGAGGTCTCCTCGGTCTCCAACTGCGGCGATTTCCAGGCACGGCGGGCCAACATCCGCGCCCGCGACGGCGGCCGCCCCCAGTTCGTCCACACCCTCAACGGATCCGGCCTGGGGCTGCCGCGCACGCTGATCGCCGTCCTTGAGAACAATCAGCAGCCGGACGGCAGCGTCGTCGTCCCGCAGGTGCTGTGGCCGTGGATGGGTGGCGTTGAAGTGATCGAGCCGCCGGCACGACCATGACCGCTGACGCCTGGACGGTGATCGTCGGCCTGGTGATGATTGCCGGCCTGGCCTACGGCCTGCTGGTCGGTT
This portion of the Anaerolineales bacterium genome encodes:
- the serS gene encoding serine--tRNA ligase, translated to MLDLQLIREQTEVVRLALARRGIEPPLEAVLRLDSERRSLLMEVEALKAERNRVSKEIGGQKDAEGRQAKIDAMRQTGERIAALDDRLREVDAELQSLLAAIPNLPEADVPDGLDESANVVIASHGEPQPLEFPPKPHWDLGPSLGVLDFEQGVRLTGSRFYVLSGAGARLQRALIAWMLDLHARQGYLEKYTPFMVRGQTLFAAGQLPKFEDNLYRDHEEDLWMVPTAEVPLTGLHMDTIIDASDLPLRYTAYTPCFRREKMSAGRDVRGIKRGHQFDKVEMYVYCLPEASAEELERMRGHAEETCALLGLAYRTKALCAGDLGFAARKTYDIEVWAAGSGEWLEVSSVSNCGDFQARRANIRARDGGRPQFVHTLNGSGLGLPRTLIAVLENNQQPDGSVVVPQVLWPWMGGVEVIEPPARP
- a CDS encoding M3 family oligoendopeptidase, which gives rise to MTERMLGPLPHWNLESVYPGLESPEFQQAFQSAKEQCAGLDDLLEERNIRRDGWIPGSASDAGQAVEAYLTAGNHLWLLYATLQAYVYGFVSTDSFNTLARRRTSELDLLGVRIETQEMRFKAWMGTIAEAGLDSRALVEHSPAAADHVFSLDEIVSQSRYLMSEAEETLAAELSLSGGSAWEKLQATVTSQIMVAFDRNGRTEQLPMSVLQNIVRFDPDEDVRRRAFEAEIRAWESAREPLAACMNGVKGAVNTLNRRRGRQDSLHGALDQARIDRETLEAMHGVMRQSLPMFQRYFRAKAKRLGKERLAWWDLFAPLGKDERWYPYDQARQFIETQFGAFSPRLAGLARRAFDEGWIDAEPRNGKVSGAFCMEVPLLEQSRVLANFDGSLAQLLTLAHELGHAFHNECQAGLTMMQRRTPMTLAETASIFNESLILEATLKEAGSGEESLAILETFLVGSSQVIVDIYSRFLFEREIFERRTQAELSADDFCEIMRRCQHETYGEGLDEAHLHPYMWAWKPHYYSPGLSYYNFPYAFGLLFGLGLYAEYERRGAAFVPDYEALLRATGFGTAADLAMRFGINLRQPDFWRGSMAVIEKRVDRYTRS